The genomic stretch tctgtctaacgccagacgattttactcgtcaatggggaaccccacggggctgaaagggttaaacattaaaatatatgaaataataaTGCCTTTCACCTTTCATTAAAATCTGTAAGAGTCACTCTTGGGAGGGGAAAATTGGACTCAGTTGCGCTGTTTAGAGCTcgtgttttttgaaaaaaacaaacaaacaaacaaacaaaaaaaacataatttCACACCtgaaaattaaaatcaattaaAGGGGACAGTTTTTGAGAGAATGTAGAGGTTGTTAACACATTGACTTCTGAACCGCCCCACATTGAGAAGTAAAATCGGCTGCcgttatgcacctatcaatgttaagccccagggaggggggTTGGCGTAAGAACGGGAATTTGATGgtgaggtctgtccccagggtagggattttgatcatacaaaggacattttaccaCCTTCACTTGCCCTGGGTGGAcattttgaccaattattttgtcccaggggtggagaatttgaattgttttaaatgaagatgtcaaaatccccacgtTATGCccgatccccccccccccatcctccctggggcttaacattgataggtgcattagagtaaaatctattactggtaagtctcactcccaagaGTCAGTGGGTTTAATTACGGCAAAAACATGCCTCTTGCAATCATAACAATACCTCCTCAACAATCCAAAAAGTGAGCGAGCGTCGACATGTGTTTATTTTGACCATTGATCTTGTGTGTGAGAAAGCTTGTTCATTGGTACAGGCCTGCACAGTCCATCTCATTTTGTCCCTGCACATCCCTtcaattattaaattttaatgaCTCCTGAGTCCCAAGAATCGTGACATGCATTCAACATTGTCCAAATAATGTCTGATCAGTTAAGTGACTCAGTTTGTAGTTCACAACAAAAGTTTTGTCTGCAACAGCTCTCTTCCCCTGGCTGCAGGTTGAATCAATTGCTCCACCTTCGGTGATGCAAACGTGGGGAAGAAATGATTTCTATATAGTTTTGATTTTTAACCAGAAAACAGCAAAATTAGGTACTCTGACATAGTCAATTCAAGAAACAATAAAATGTTCATGTCaacctgaaattcaaagaatctctttgatccacagTCACAAGCAGGAATGTCTCCATCAGAAGGTTTACCATCATCAGATACCCATAGTGGCTCACCATTTTTATGATATCGCAAAACCTGAAATgtaaaaaatgtattattatatcAAACCAATAACATATTTTCTGTGACACTTTGCAATTTTGTAATATGTGTACAAACTTGTTTTGGTTCTCTTGCAACTCTCTTCTTAAATTTTCTGAACTGCCTGTCTGCAATCAAAGCTTCTTTCCCAAGATATGCGAGTGATTCCAGTCCTTTGTCATCACTGTAAGTACCAGTGAGACCTGTATTTCTTTGTATAAAATCCTTGTATTCATCTATTTTCTCTTCTTCACTTTTGtcatcatttttatcttcatcAGGCTCTGTCTCAGTCACCAGTTCATATTCAGGAAAAAGAACTTTGCTTCTTTGCTTTGTGTAATTTCCTGTGAAGTAAATTCAGACTATGTAAACGAACTGCGACCTTCTACTGACTGTGAACCAGCTGGGTCAGTTGATTAAGCGTCCCACTGCCACGTTGTGGGTTCAAACCCAGAcaagaccaacactcagggtcttaaaatatcGGAGGATAAGTGCTGGCAACTGGTTACATGTAGACTTCAGTTAGCCGATAGGTACAGTCTGAATCCCTTGCTGACCTCTGTGGGACTTATGTTAAATGCTATTTGGGACAGTAGGGCATGGAATTTACTGTGTTGTGCTTTGGCCTACTCTTTATAGAGGTGGAGAGCTCTACAAAGTAGCTGCCTTATGACAAACTATGAGGTGCTCCTTATTCAAGGTTCTAATAAGTTTCATTGTCTGGCCCAAAATGTTTACATttggctgaaaaaaaattattggcaaagcattgttatgtaactCTTAAGTGACAATGTTATGAAATAACCACACCTTGAAATGCCACCTAAAGCAGTGATGCCCTTAAGCCTTCAGATCAAAGTGCATATTCTCTCAACTGCTACCGATTCATTTCCTTTGGCAATAATGAGACAAGAAAATTTCATCAAGTGACCATTTTCTTCATTCTCAAAACCTACATGTTTCTCTTAGTGGTGATATTGAGATGAGAAATTGGGACGCTGGAGTTAAAACCCCTTTTACACATGTACAAACCTGGCACAGCACTCCAAAATTGTGGCACAGCGCCAATATTTGGAGTGCCAAACACACCTCCAGAGATGCGTATGGCACCCCTATAACTTTTGGCGGAGATTCTTGTACGGGACAGAGATTTCAGGGTACCGTGCCAGACGTTTGTGCTGGTGTAAAGTGGGCTTACTTCATTCCTAATGGTTTATTCCAGTGACAATTGCACAATGCAATGTTATTCAGTCACCTTCAAAGGAGTGGTTTTGACTAAATTCTTCTTCAGCGCACAGTAACTGTGTACAGATTCCTTTGTGTCCCGACTTCCAATCAATTGCCTGGTGTTCTTTACCACAGTATTGAGCCATGTGACATTTCGCACACATTTTATCTCCTCGGCAACCACACACATCACATAAATCTGTCCAAGCCTTCGGCTTAAACTCGTCTGATATTGATTCCAAAGAAAGTTCTCTCATTTCGTCAAGATCAGGAGGTGGATGAAAACTGTAAAACTTGTTCTCACGCTTCAGCTGATTTCTTATAACAAGGAAACATCCCGAGCTATTTTGGGCATGGCATTTTCCATCTTTGCAACAAAATATGAAAATTGAGCGATGGAAGCTTCGATCGTGCGCCATCGGTGCATAGACTTGCAACAAAAATGCCATCGGTTTTTGACATATCTTGCAAAGCATACGCTTCGAATCTGGCAAATTTTCAAGGTTTAACCATGCTGGGATTCCACCAATTTTGCTTGGAAAAAATGTGCTTGTCATTCTCAGCTTAACAATGGCATCATCGTTGTTGATTTCTTCAGTAAAACCCAACTCTACTTCTTTTTCTACTCGCCTTTGTTTCGCCTCAGAGCAAGTCGCCATATTGACTATCTGCTGGTTTCAAAAACTTAAGGCTCATAAGTAGCCCGCTGTACCACTAGCCAGCGCAACTCGTGTGGATGGTGGGAATTTACGAAATTTGAGAACTCCCCATAATTTTTTCTGTCATTATAATGTTACTTTACTTCCAATTTGACCGCGAAGATCAAGCAATGGACTTTTAAGTAGACGAGGTGGTTCCTCAAGCAAACAACGGCCGGGCGCATAAGCTAACTCGCTGGTTGGGTAAAGAATAAGGACATAACTGGAGAAAATGTGACAAAATGCACAACGTTCCCAAGGTTTGCGTTTTAAAAAATGTCTAACTGGTAACTTTATTTCGTCATGTTAAGCTTGATTAAATTACAGAATACGGGGCCGCCTATTGTTATATCAGTAAAATTACACTACCGGGAAAAGTCAGGGGGCTAATTTGGCAGTAATGCTCTTCTGACCAATTTGCATGCTGTGCGGTGAACCAAGGTGGCACCGAATTCTAGTTAAGCAATAGCAGACTTTTTTCGTGTTTACATAGCCACATCAAAATACGAGGGTGAGTTGTGAGAATTTGAGACAgtcataactgtcgagaattgaCTCCCAACttcccgagtgtttagatgaggctacatgtatgtaaactcggagaaaagtcctctattgctttcgTAAAATACAGTtgtatttctcaaaaataagtcaacaaatgaaggaaaatgttgtttttttaactccttgattaaaacagattttcttgatagtcagatatttatttatttatttttcaaatactAGCCCTCCATCTATATGATGATTATTGGCAAGAGGTTAGCGGCCTTAATGAtactaattaataatttataaataacaataatgtacctgtcaatcaaatgaatgtctgacaacacataaccaatcaaaattcgtgtgatgtcacagccgtgtttacatactttcatctaaacacagctattgaccaatgagtgcgtgtactatcctaattatctTATAACAAATTTTATAATTGTgatgttaacccattcaccctaAACCGGCcgtacttagtattttactctgtctaacgccagagtattttactcgacaatggggaaccccaggagtcaatgggttaatcactcactgaaaaactatgtcccgtTAAGATCAAAAAGTTTTTTCATTCCTATGAATGGAATTGTTTTTGTATATTAAATAATCTTGTTGATGTCACCCACTCTAACCTGGGGATGATGAAGCAGTGAGTTCTTTTGACAGCTAAGGTGGCTAGCAAATTTGTAATCATATTTGTTTGTCAAAAGAAAGTTGATGTTATGTTTGTAAACAGTGTAAAACAATATTGACTTTATTTTTCCACATTATCATTGTGCCAATCAAATCAAAGGTTAACTGTCCCCCCCTAAAAAATGGAAACCCAAAGGGGACAGGGAAGTCGTAGAATTCCTGCTCATTTGAACTACATGATTGCTTCCCAAGGGCCATTGAAGGgcagagctacatgtacaagtcTAGTAAAATACCTTACTGCCTTGGCTCATCAGAAGAATAATGCAAACTCACTGACATCTTTAAAAGAAATCCTACCCTGGGAGCAGAGTGTCTGTCGATCTTCCAAGacaagtcgggaagaggaaagtaaaCTCTGCTCGCAAACTCCACTTTtagtattgagcatgcgttaaaaatttaaatgtattcggtgtcagtcacacgtgaccagtagccacaaaaccacaaaacgaaaacaaacagtctgGATTTTTTctaacaactctggcaaacacacgacaatcaaggaatcatttcattggaaacttaAGATAAgatgccatttcatttttttactgaaaaatttaaaggtttctgtcagactagttaatctgtaaccgacacacataggaaaaactcatgggactctgcttgcagggtaaaGAAATCCAAAAAGTCAAAACAATGCATTTGGAAAGAAATGATATGAAATAGGTGTAAAAtctttccaggttttccattTAAGGTTATCCTAAATCTTCTAGTCATGGGATCCAATATACTAAGGCTTGGATTTAAAGTATTTCTGCATAACTTCACAATAAGGACCATTTCCCTTTCCTTCTGATTTAGAAACTTTTAACTCCTGCAGGAAAGGGCATAACCAATTtcaaacaataattacatgtatacatgtacaataatttaataataattaaaataataaattgtagCATTGTCCAGAAGCCTATCTGGAGTTAAATAACCTGCCTATGTACATGGATGATGGTGCACTAGTGTAGATAGAATTCTgagaaacaacaataattattgtgtaagCAGCAAGCAATAATCTTGCTTGTACATGTGTTTCAGTTGGAGGAGAGTTTACCAATGTAAAATTATATACtaggtttttttttacaaaataagcAGTTAACAGTCTCAACTTGTGTGTAACTAATCAAACCCCCCTCCATCGTCAAACCCACCACCGTCATCAAAGCCcccaccatcatcaaaaccgcCACCATCACCGCCATAGTGTTCATGGTACTCAGGTCCTCCGTAATGTTGATGCTCATGATAATGATCCCCACCTTCATGGAAATGGTCATGGTCATGTATGTGGATGTCAGGTCCATTCCCATAGTAATGAGGGCCGCCATGCAGGGCATTTGATAAAACCGCACCGGTTGCCATCCCAATGAGAAAATCTCCTCCATTGTCTCTGTTCTGCACAACTACAGTTTGAGGTTGCTGAACGACCCCTGGGGCACCATACCCCACAGGGGCCCCAGCATAGCCACGCTGGTTGTAGTATCCTGGGGGTGGACCACGCTGTTGAGGGTACGTACCCCGGTTGACGAATTGCTGTTGAGGATAAGTTGATGGATACTGAActgtaaaaccaaaaaaacagaaTTAAACATAACAAGATGATAGGCAACATCCTGAGTTCTTGCAAGCATCCTGGTAGAGGTTAGCTCTGAAACTAAAAAATGCACAAGCAGTAGCcattgtttttctctttgaatGTTATGTGGCATTCTGGTGGAAGTTGTCATTGTAGATCATACAAGGTCCCTTCTAAATAGTAAATACCGCAGTTGGTTTTAGaccaaaaaaaactaaacagtttcttaaaatgtaaataatttcaCAAGAATGTTGGTTAAATTCACCAAATGTTAACTGTAACACTGGGCAATTAGTTGAATGCCTTTTGTGTTTTGAAAAAGTCCAAGGCTGTAATGGATTATACATGTAAATCATGCCAACAAATTAAGAGCAAAAAAATATAGAAAGTGCTTGGTGCACTAAGTACTTATATAACTTTTCATCAAAATATAAGGTCATATCCTTAGTTGTCGTCGCCCATGTGCTGTATTAAACACTACACAAAGAAGGGAAGAATCATACTTTTGTGGACCTCAAACAGAAAGATTAAATCACTGACCTACAGGTTGCTGGTGTGTCGCCACTACAGTTGTTGGCTGACTAGTAACCTGTCGGAGAGTAAATGAAGCGAAAGCAAAATTGTTAGATAAGTTAAGTAAGGTGGATCAGTGTAACTATGGCTTACCaaagttgttgttggtgttaAGGTGATCTAACACAAGTAAAACTATCTCAATAATTGACGAAAAAAGCATAATTTTTGACCTTTATAAGTAAATTTccaatattatcattattattattagttatgtGAAATTTGCCGTGAATGTAACCTACATGTAACATGTCGACACAACCTCAACGACGTAGCTGGACCCAACGGGTCCGATTTTGTATTCCGTTCTAATCGGCGAACTCAGAGCAGAATATTTTTAACTTAGCTGTTTATTAATATGCGAACAAGCAATTATAGTGTAATACGTGACTGCTTGGTTTTATAAGTCTTTGTCAGTCATTAGTCGGACGAGTTCGAACGAGTAATTTTCTGAAAACGAACTGGCTTCGAGTAAATGCCAGTGAACAGGCTTATAAATGTAAATTATAAAGTTTTGAGTACTCTGATCTAATCGGCGACGCAAGATTATTTACAGTAGCTGCATATCAGctgctttcttctttttttgtgtgtgtactTACTACTGTTCCGGGCGAGGACGAACCACAGCCCATGGAGAATTATTTTCTGCTTCAATGGTGCAAGAGACTCAAATATCAAGAGTTGGATATTCTAAAATTGTTTAAACTAAGCACAGATCAGCACACGATTGTTCGATAAGCGCACGCGTGATTGATATTTTTCTAATCGTTGCCTATAGTAACCAAAAAAATGCCGTACGCAGGTTTAAAATATGACGTCAAACTTGCTCCGACTGAACTCCGAAAATGATCGCCATAAGGAATTTGTTCACTTATCTTTTTTAAAGCTTTCACAAATATAGTGTTCTGGATCCACCATCTTAGTAGGAAAAATGCAAAGAATACCCTGAGAAGAAAACGAATGAGCACAATGCGTAATTATATTAGAACAAGACTATTAAGAGTGGTGTTCGAAAAATTTAGTTATGGGAAATAAACGACCTCAGAGTTTTACGGTTTTTTGGCATTCAAGGTGAATGAAAGCATAGCTTTTACTGGTTACAAGGGACGAGTGTCGTTCGATCCGAATTGTCACTCCCTCGCTCACTcattcggaaaaaaaaagaagagtgaATCTGGACTTACCGGACTACGGACTGGCATTTAACAGATAATAAACCTAGGAAAATATAAGTCGTCAGTCTGATTATAAATCACAGAAACGCCACAGGAGTGTTATCAACTAGTTTTGCAAAcgccaacacttaaataacgttaaTACTTACTTAATTCTCAGGCAACACTCAGTCTCCAATTATAAGAACTTCTTCCTCCAAGGTTCCAAAATTTCGAGCAAGTCGTCTCAATGAGAGTGACAAAACTATATTGTAACATGAGAAAAAATTATAGACTGAGATGGAGCTAGGATTCCGCATTTCCACGGAGGTCTTCAGAAAAAATGAAGggctagtttctaaagaaactgtggtgctgcgtcggtggggaagtagtatccaaagtttggttttatcaacggagttgataatgtaaatgattgaccaccgtacagagattctaaaagctgacgtttcgagcgttagcccttcgtcagagcggatTCGCATatctaaacattttaaaaaatattaaaatctttCTTAAGAAATGAAGACTTTTCGACGTTAGccaaacgtcattatcaagtcaaagtaATTTCAAAGTTGcaatctataaatactaaaagaacAATAGCAAATAAGAAGCCTGTatagtgaaagaaaggaacaatgaaaattaaacaataagtttggcacgtatggagtccgtctggATATTCAAATTAGGCTTGAGACTCTCAATGAGGAGCATTTCATAGACTATAATTCCTAAATCGAATCGGAATTCATAAAAAGAAGACTCATATCTCTCATCTCGGAGTATTTCATTTGCTGTTGTCTTTCCTAGGCAATAATTTTGTTCGGAGATAATCAGAGGGGATTTTAAATCAAATCAATAAAGAGTATGGTCATTTTAAAACAGCGTCTCCGTAAACACCCTCccgattttatttcttttgagaataacagaaattttaaatatccaaagtaaaaggtaaagtctgcttacgagccagaaggcccatcaggccggctcttatctccggtttccgtagcatgaagcgactaggagtatttctactctcccctggatgggatgctagtccatcgcagggttacccccagcatttcgccggtacccatttatacacctgtggcctgtttctcaaaagtcccgaaagttttcgggcctatttcgggtgccacaattccctttatatcttcgcaacgccgaggttccaagccatcaaacttcgcaatcctctcagtttttcttacattaaaaacatgttaaaggatcagcttttcaaaataagcatATTGCAGcttgacgactggcttttcgggcccgaaaagttctcgggactttcgagaaacaggcccctggcccgggttgctcgaagcatggttgtCGCTAACTAGAAATACCATCGAAGccaataggttttgatacctcttaaccaacggtaaGCGCTAACCAGCCTTCGAGCCATCGGcccctgggtggagagaggcaccgtgagagtaaagtgtcttgcccaagaacacaacacaatgtccccggtcaggacccgaacccggaaccactcgatccggagtcgagcactctaacctgCATATGAGGCCTTCGCGCCTCCCACTAACTATCCCAAGTGCCGACCCTGAAATATCCTTCTTAGTAACACTTACTTTCCCTGATCGTGGGTAATACTCGTGTGGTAGCGTCAAGTCAGTTTAATAGGGGAAAGCTTCAATTCCAGCTCCCTTGCGTTGCTTGGAGACGAACAGTCCTCAGACTACAATCACCTTGACTATGTTATTTCATTAAGTTACAACTGagttacatttattttgaagaaaatgacAACTGCCGTCGTGGTCTATGAAACTTTTAAACCCTTCAGCACTCGTCGTTATGCACGGCAAATTGAATTTCTTATTAGTTCACGTTGAAATCGTCCAAACACGGCGTTCTCTAAATCCTTTGATCCTTTGTACATGTATTCATAAATGATCCTTAACGAACTATGAATTgataaactacatgtattattattgttattattattattattatatattcatATATGTCGGTTTTCATGCTGGCAGCCATGAGAAGTTGTTTCATCAACAGCTTTTTTGTGATAAATTTCATGTACCTCGTTTCTATAAGAGATCTTTCGATTATGTAAGTACTTTTTTAACCCAGAAAAGACGCAAACGTGCAACTTGAAATCGTGCAACCAGCGTCGTTTTAAAGCAAAATGGAACTTTCGTGACCGAGCTTCATAGTCTATTAATGTTGTAGTGTCTTCCATGGCCACGCAACAGCTGCTCGTCTTAGCACGCTGAGTGTTCATTCGCTCCTACCGGGTCAGTCAATAATGCACTTGCCAGTCATTTTACGGCTTGCAAGCTGTGTAAAGTGGGGGGTCTCCTCCTTTGAATTCTTAATCCACCCCcatttttgtcttctttctgTTAAGTGGAGTTTACCGCGAAACCCATGTTTTGGCAACATGAGTGAATAATTGTTTACAACTCTCTAGGGAGTCAATGCACTTGACGCTTAACAGGCGTTGGTCAATTCTTGCAGCCGATCGCAGTCGCCgcaattaaaaggaaaaacaatttccATTATGTTCTACGTCCATCGGTGAAGTATTTCCCAACATTCGTTAACGTTAGTTGGGAACCATAGCTTGAGTAACTTCTGTTTGACTTCACAGCAGCGGAAACTAGGGTTTTCTGTAATTTGCCATCTAAATCCTCAATTTAACGTTAACTGTTTATAATCTGTTGTCTGTACACAAATGCTAAATCCTGTCACATCTTGTTTAAAGCGACGgttcaaaaagaaacaaaaatgcgTTTTGCTGTTTTGGTTTGAtcaattttgtagacgatgttTTCGTCTCTCTGGGATCTTTCGAAGTACAAATTATCAGTCATTTATCTTTTAGAGCACTTTCTTAACATGTGCAAGTTCAGCTGGAATGGTAGATATCGAAAAATTCTAAGTTAGATATGCCTTTTCCGAAATAGTTTTAAAGTAGTGTAATCGCGACCAGAAACCCTCTTGAAAGTTA from Montipora capricornis isolate CH-2021 chromosome 12, ASM3666992v2, whole genome shotgun sequence encodes the following:
- the LOC138025198 gene encoding programmed cell death protein 2-like, with protein sequence MATCSEAKQRRVEKEVELGFTEEINNDDAIVKLRMTSTFFPSKIGGIPAWLNLENLPDSKRMLCKICQKPMAFLLQVYAPMAHDRSFHRSIFIFCCKDGKCHAQNSSGCFLVIRNQLKRENKFYSFHPPPDLDEMRELSLESISDEFKPKAWTDLCDVCGCRGDKMCAKCHMAQYCGKEHQAIDWKSGHKGICTQLLCAEEEFSQNHSFEGNYTKQRSKVLFPEYELVTETEPDEDKNDDKSEEEKIDEYKDFIQRNTGLTGTYSDDKGLESLAYLGKEALIADRQFRKFKKRVAREPKQVLRYHKNGEPLWVSDDGKPSDGDIPACDCGSKRFFEFQVMPQMLNHLHVDSFEDSVDWGTLAIYTCSQSCGNGSAYLTEFLWKQNFADTGIPTTALGI
- the LOC138025201 gene encoding uncharacterized protein; amino-acid sequence: MGCGSSSPGTVVTSQPTTVVATHQQPVVQYPSTYPQQQFVNRGTYPQQRGPPPGYYNQRGYAGAPVGYGAPGVVQQPQTVVVQNRDNGGDFLIGMATGAVLSNALHGGPHYYGNGPDIHIHDHDHFHEGGDHYHEHQHYGGPEYHEHYGGDGGGFDDGGGFDDGGGFDDGGGFD